In Aspergillus luchuensis IFO 4308 DNA, chromosome 1, nearly complete sequence, the following are encoded in one genomic region:
- a CDS encoding DUF3632 domain-containing protein (COG:S;~EggNog:ENOG410Q2VN;~InterPro:IPR022085;~PFAM:PF12311) yields MDHVRDSLLSSLPRDSPSTAAIDHARRDQEDTRQAVARGEYQEVRDIAFSNRTWVVTSRYCDIGDGVDSLEGHIHSLWYMYYELGRTISSDSPEHEGLVLDILRIQGMGPLTRPSRGVNGIDIARTVDGTLWNDLPFLVGDMTDFWINHSASMSGTHRLNFATFLAKLASTRVAKDRLGQVALLIFHSLFESPLQLRSGKESDEEDVNRGTKQLEVFHLLPSAVAWLKIASHNLLLLSEVYWNDCPSHISKGGATFVGSDLGQRSPTGFSSWRYMFWLRRLHELQDEAKQAGEKALEELAADGIQYMVNTIKDRNSEVLRAYKNGGDELHQDKYLSCLKTLARVEE; encoded by the coding sequence ATGGACCACGTCCGTGACTCCCTACTGAGCTCTCTACCGAGAGACAGTCCTTCTACTGCAGCAATCGACCACGCTCGCAGAGACCAAGAAGACACCCGACAGGCCGTCGCACGTGGTGAATACCAAGAAGTCCGAGACATAGCCTTCAGCAACCGGACCTGGGTCGTGACCAGCCGCTACTGCGACATTGGAGATGGCGTTGATTCTCTCGAGGGCCACATTCATTCCTTATGGTACATGTACTACGAGCTTGGGCGAACTATCTCTTCCGACTCACCTGAGCACGAGGGACTAGTCCTCGACATCCTCCGCATCCAGGGAATGGGGCCATTGACAAGACCCTCACGGGGTGTCAACGGCATCGATATCGCACGAACTGTCGATGGTACATTGTGGAACGacctccccttccttgtTGGCGATATGACCGATTTCTGGATCAATCACAGTGCATCTATGTCGGGAACACACCGGCTGAATTTTGCTACATTCCTAGCTAAGCTTGCCTCTACGCGTGTCGCTAAGGATAGACTGGGCCAAGTTGCTCTGCTCATCTTCCATTCCCTGTTTGAAAGTCCCCTGCAACTTCGCTCGGGGAAAGAGtctgacgaggaagatgtcaaTCGAGGTACGAAGCAGCTGGAGGTGTTCCATCTGCTACCATCCGCTGTTGCTTGGCTCAAGATAGCAAGCCACAACCTGCTTCTGCTCTCTGAGGTATATTGGAACGACTGTCCTAGCCACATCAGCAAGGGTGGTGCGACGTTCGTTGGATCTGATCTCGGACAGCGATCGCCTACAGGATTCTCGTCATGGAGATACATGTTCTGGCTGAGGCGACTGCACGAACTCCAGGATGAGGCTAAGCAGGCGGGTGAGAAAGCTCTGGAAGAGCTCGCTGCTGATGGTATCCAGTACATGGTCAATACGATCAAGGATAGGAATTCTGAGGTTCTCAGAGCATATAAGAATGGTGGAGATGAGTTGCATCAGGATAAGTATCTTTCGTGTCTGAAGACTCTTGCTCGTGTTGAGGAGTAA
- a CDS encoding uncharacterized protein (COG:O;~EggNog:ENOG410PT8R;~InterPro:IPR023112,IPR022706;~PFAM:PF11402;~SECRETED:SignalP(1-18)), with product MQLTNIAIILFAAMGAIANPIAAESDDLLARDAQLSKYGGECSLEHNTCTYRKDGKNHVVSCPSATNKRCKTDRHHCEYDDHHKTVDCQTPV from the exons ATGCAGCTCAccaacatcgccatcatcctcttcgccgcAATGGGCGCCATCGCCAACCCCATCGCAGCTGAGTCGGACGACCTCCTTGCCCGGGACGCGCAGCTGAGTAAATACGGTGGA GAATGCAGCCTTGAGCACAACACCTGCACATACCgaaaggatggaaagaaCCACGTCGTCAGCTGTCCTTCGGCTACGAATAAGAGG TGCAAGACTGATCGCCACCACTGCGAATACGATGACCACCACAAGACGGTGGATTGCCAGACTCCTGTTTGA
- a CDS encoding class I SAM-dependent methyltransferase (COG:S;~EggNog:ENOG410PFNZ;~InterPro:IPR029063;~PFAM:PF13649,PF13489,PF08242,PF08241,PF13847), which translates to MGYSPPCTAPTVRVPRTEEISATVLRSRLPIAAMTSSRCEEHSLTTEISLSTLDTPHPLYSSVDMSNRMSDGEDNIADDDSAYGEDSLIGDDTITLSTYITDYRYEYGRRYHSYRDGAYWGPNDDIANEQQDLAHHMYCLTLDGKLHLAPISNPQEILDVGTGTGIWATDMADEYPSAKVTGVDLSPIQPAFVPPNCVFEIDDVTLPWTYAENQFEFIHVRELFGCIPDWDEFFRQCWRCLKPGGYIEVVEHSVEPVADDGTVPPNHFYRLWGQTVIGAGEQFGKTFKIWEQSAARLGNAGFVGVVENKFKWPMNAWSADPKLHELGRWNQLRLHGGVEGFMLRLLTSTLEWSYERAQVFLAQMRASLRDYQTHAYLPVTVVYARKPENGAVFR; encoded by the exons ATGGGATATTCACCCCCTTGCACTGCCCCAACCGTTCGTGTGCCCCGTACGGAGGAGATCTCCGCAACCGTCCTCAGATCTCGGCTCCCGATCGCCGCCATGACCTCTTCCCGCTGCGAGGAGCATAGCCTTACCACTGAGATTTCTTTGAGCACCTTAGATACCCCACACCCTCTTTATTCTTCTGTCGACATGTCGAACCGCATGAGCGATGGTGAGGATAACATCGCGGATGATGACTCTGCGTACGGCGAGGACTCCTTGATCGGCGATGACACAATCACTTTATCCACTTACATCACCGACTACCGATATGAGTATGGCCGTCGTTATCACTCGTATCGCGATGGAGCCTACTGG GGCCCCAACGATGACATTGCCAATGAACAGCAAGATCTAGCGCATCATATGTATTGTCTAACCCTCGACGGGAAGCTACACCTAGCCCCCATTTCGAATCCGCAG GAAATCCTTGATGTGGGTACGGGAACCGGGATATGGGCAAC AGACATGGCAGATGAATATCCCAGTGCCAAAGTTACCGGAGTAGACTTGTCTCCGATTCAACCTGCGTTCGTCCCTCCGAACTGCGTATTTGAGATAGACGATGTGACGCTCCCGTGGACCTATGCGGAAAACCAATTCGAATTCATTCACGTGCGGGAATTGTTCGGCTGCATACCTGATTGGGACGAGTTCTTTCGGCAATGCTGGCGTTGCCTCAAACCGGGAGGCTACATTGAGGTAGTAGAGCATTCGGTCGAACCGGTCGCGGATGATGGGACCGTCCCTCCAAATCACTTCTACCGACTCTGGGGACAAACCGTCATTGGTGCGGGTGAGCAGTTTGGCAAGACCTTCAAAATCTGGGAACAGAGCGCCGCACGCCTGGGTAATGCAGGTTTCGTTGGCGTTGTGGAGAACAAGTTTAAGTGGCCAATGAACGC ATGGAGCGCGGATCCCAAATTACATGAACTT GGCCGTTGGAACCAGCTTCGGCTGCACGGTGGGGTAGAGGGCTTCATGCTTCGTCTTCTCACTTCCACGTTGGAATGGTCATACGAGCGAGCTCAGGTGTTCCTCGCTCAAATGCGCGCGTCCCTTCGCGACTATCAGACCCATGCCTATCTACCAGTGACCGTTGTCTACGCTCGGAAGCCAGAGAATGGTGCTGTATTCCGCTAG
- a CDS encoding uncharacterized protein (COG:S;~EggNog:ENOG410PN8Z;~InterPro:IPR015590,IPR016161,IPR016162,IPR016163;~go_function: GO:0016491 - oxidoreductase activity [Evidence IEA];~go_function: GO:0016620 - oxidoreductase activity, acting on the aldehyde or oxo group of donors, NAD or NADP as acceptor [Evidence IEA];~go_process: GO:0055114 - oxidation-reduction process [Evidence IEA]), whose translation MVATQPFQRIVAAEIDGRCLNIRYRQNQFHRLQSRVVQNIEQIKDAIAADSGNSSEEVRAEICLAFKEIRTHYASLDLKKDLEEEYRVANGKDNYDGKRGVGIVYIVPSSHTMFFSVVAALSAAIAAGNCVILELTKTTMAVPGVLKKILPQTLDADTFAISEERPDTTFLNKTHLIAQSDSITPSSNSLSSPTSARTVAIVDRTAHISAAADALVSARFAFGGRSTYSPDVVLVQEFAMKEFVEAIIQRSSKYLAGQNGDARQTAVNPRRSSSGASLLDAAYKDASARVIVSGSEWGVVEVHDRKSSLLQKKVSEKVLVLHPVTSLDDAIDFSTSMGTLAATYAFSAPAAAKYLTQFIDSYTSYINHVPVDMLSKLPTPFPAL comes from the exons ATGGTCGCAACACAACCTTTCCAGCGCATTGTCGCTGCTGAGATAGACGGTCGCTGTTTGAATATCAGATATCGTCAGAATCAATTTCATCGTCTACAGTCCAGAGTTGTACAGAATATCGAGCAGATCAAAGATGCGATCGCTGCCGATTCGGGAAATTCGTCGGAGGAGGTTCGCGCCGAGATCTGCCTTGCCTTTAAGGAGATTCGCACACACTATGCTTCGCTGGACTTGAAAAAAGACCTGGAGGAGGAGTATCGTGTTGCCAATGGCAAGGATAATTATGATGGGAAGCGCGGAGTCGGGATTGTCTATATTGTGCCTTCTTCACATACTATGTTTTTCTCTGTTGTCGCGGCGCTGAGTGCTGCCATTGCGGCCGGGAACTGCGTAATTCTTGAG TTGACGAAAACTACAATGGCCGTACCGGGTGTGCTCAAGAAGATCCTGCCTCAGACCCTGGACGCGGATACATTCGCTATCAGCGAGGAGAGACCAGATACCACATTCCTCAACAAAACGCATTTAATTGCACAAAGTGACTCTATTACTCCTTCTTCCAACAGCCTTTCTTCGCCCACTTCGGCCAGAACCGTCGCCATCGTCGACCGCACAGCCCACATCTCCGCTGCAGCGGATGCGCTGGTGTCCGCGCGATTCGCTTTTGGCGGTCGCTCCACTTACTCGCCTGACGTTGTACTCGTACAGGAGTTCGCTATGAAGGAGTTCGTGGAAGCTATCATCCAGCGATCATCGAAGTATCTAGCCGGTCAAAATGGAGACGCTCGTCAGACGGCCGTCAATCCGCGACGATCGAGTTCGGGCGCTTCGTTGCTCGATGCGGCGTATAAAGACGCCAGCGCACGGGTGATAGTATCTGGATCTGAATGGGGTGTAGTTGAAGTACACGACCG AAAATCATCTCTTCTGCAAAAGAAGGTATCCGAGAAAGTGCTCGTTCTGCATCCGGTGACTAGCCTGGACGATGCTATTGATTTCAGCACATC CATGGGCACCCTAGCAGCAACATACGCCTTCTccgccccagcagcagccaaatACCTAACTCAATTTATCGACTCCTACACCTCTTATATCAACCACGTTCCCGTCGACATGCTCAGTAAGCTTCCCACTCCCTTCCCAGCCCTCTAG
- a CDS encoding putative C6 and C2H2 transcription factor RegA-like (COG:K;~EggNog:ENOG410QEEY;~InterPro:IPR036864,IPR007219,IPR001138;~PFAM:PF00172,PF04082;~TransMembrane:1 (o702-723i);~go_function: GO:0000981 - DNA-binding transcription factor activity, RNA polymerase II-specific [Evidence IEA];~go_function: GO:0003677 - DNA binding [Evidence IEA];~go_function: GO:0008270 - zinc ion binding [Evidence IEA];~go_process: GO:0006351 - transcription, DNA-templated [Evidence IEA];~go_process: GO:0006355 - regulation of transcription, DNA-templated [Evidence IEA]) has protein sequence MKRHAAGHDHPRDGKRKRPPSYAKSGRVSQACKACATSKLKCDEEKPCRRCQDKKLICDWHEAGFDELTPGSPMQGYDDPDGQSQYPEPPQPHAAFSPTIPPMGDYPATIDNPSFTTPDFAVNNYLPDPPDPVPENPPSTNYGAISPALDHESGIFSVDGTFFPEFIPDALIPSLSRPNELDPLNAMNPTPDYRHNLLNTNMQFDFDLTEVDFGLIDYFNSQGLSHLAPQPPDASNDRSDVDSRIALGAEAYKRSSLSAWKPAQHDHVFADQDNLSVPVVMDSPGSSIRGERQILPERLAPGSRDLIFGMVLQTSEKAMIPRIIKSFPSTELLDGLIQDYFAYQSRKLDSFIHGPTFYPNEQSSGMLTALAASGAVRSAIPTIRKLGYALMEVARLDMSTTFESDNRITRHLRPSQTFAVVIDIGLWSGNGRRTEIAESFQQPLVTMLRRALRFRRTIYTTIVPRPEDNEEELEKKWHAWIEQESFRRLVHHLFLHDAQCAMMLNVSPLISYAELELPLPSIRALWDAKSAAAWRDTYLDLGLLSTERQPSLVEAMRDMSRLQGAVDLQLAGCILLHGFSAMVNEYHRFSFISKGNSKHWNALVTNSRHQELAQALQHFRMICYEWPSFPIPEVILIYEMISMLLYMSLEDLQLFAGKEDKSEARRVYHSALEWISSIDSRRAVWHAGQVIRAAKAIPAGSVTGFLAVGVYYASLAFWSYSVVLKAKNNKMGASENHPLGPPSTIRGPTVYLDGDETTDVQKFISLGCGSPALQGRQGPAFVSDPGQTMDLTQELLRADASQDALPPLVQGLCQLMNGLGNAARSGT, from the exons ATGAAGCGACACGCTGCAGGTCATGATCATCCGCGAGATGGCAAGCGCAAACGTCCCCCGTCCTATGCGAAGAGCGGTCGGGTTTCCCAGGCGTGCAAAGCATGCGCCACATCAAAGCTCAAATGCGACGAGGAAAAGCCTTGTCGGCGTTGTCAGGACAAAAAGCTTATTTGCGACTGGCACGAGGCCGGATTCGATGAATTGACCCCGGGGTCTCCGATGCAAG GGTACGATGACCCTGATGGCCAAAGCCAGTATCCCGAGCCACCTCAACCGCATGCCGCGTTCTCGCCAACAATACCGCCAATGGGCGACTACCCAGCTACTATCGATAATCCTTCATTTACCACCCCTGACTTTGCTGTAAACAACTATTTGCCTGACCCGCCCGACCCCGTTCCCGAAAATCCCCCGTCGACCAACTATGGCG CAATATCACCCGCGTTGGATCATGAAAGTGGTATTTTTAGTGTCGATGGAACCTTTTTTCCCGAGTTCATTCCCGATGCTCTTATACCATCCTTATCCCGTCCGAACGAATTAGATCCCCTGAATGCCATGAACCCTACGCCAGACTACCGCCATAACCTTCTCAATACCAACATGCAATTTGATTTCGATCTGACTGAAGTCGACTTTGGCCTGATCGACTACTTCAATTCCCAGGGGCTATCACACCTTGCTCCACAGCCCCCCGATGCATCCAACGATCGGTCTGATGTGGATAGTAGGATCGCGCTTGGTGCTGAGGCCTACAAACGGTCATCGCTGTCGGCATGGAAACCTGCACAGCATGACCATGTCTTTGCTGACCAAGATAATCTATCAGTCCCAGTGGTTATGGATAGCCCAGGGTCCAGCATCAGAGGAGAGCGACAGATCCTACCTGAGAGACTCGCCCCGGGTAGTCGCGATCTCATATTCGGAATGGTCTTACAGACGAGCGAAAAAGCCATGATTCCACGTATAATAAAGTCATTCCCGAGCACTGAGCTGTTAGATGGTCTCATTCAGGACTATTTTGCCTACCAGAGCCGGAAGCTTgactcattcattcatggtCCGACGTTCTACCCCAATGAACAGAGCTCCGGCATGCTAACAGCTCTTGCTGCCTCTGGCGCGGTCCGCTCGGCTATACCCACCATCCGTAAACTGGGCTACGCGTTGATGGAAGTTGCACGCCTAGACATGTCGACTACG TTCGAGTCGGACAACCGCATCACACGCCATCTTCGGCCTTCGCAAACATTCGCAGTTGTCATTGACATTGGTTTATGGAGCGGCAATGGTCGAAGGACGGAAATAGCGGAAAGCTTCCAACAACCACTGGTGACG ATGCTTCGACGGGCATTACGTTTTCGCCGGACTATCTACACAACTATTGTGCCAAGACCTGAGGAcaacgaggaagagctggagaagaaatggCACGCTTGGATCGAGCAGGAATCTTTCAGAAG ACTTGTCCATCATCTATTTTTACATGACGCTCAGTGTGCGATGATGTTGAATGTCAGCCCACTCATATCCTACGCCGAATTGGAACTTCCGCTGCCATCCATCCGCGCACTATGGGACGCCAAGTCAGCAGCAGCGTGGAGGGATACATACCTAGACCTTGGATTACTTTCAACCGAGCGACAGCCGTCCTTAGTCGAGGCCATGCGGGACATGTCCCGGTTACAAGGAGCTGTCGATTTGCAGCTGGCCGGttgcatcctcctccacggcTTTTCGGCTATGGTGAACGAGTACCACCGTTTCAGCTTCATTTCCAAGGGCAACTCCAAGCATTGGAATGCACTGGTGACTAACTCGCGACATCAGGAGTTAGCCCAAGCTTTGCAGCACTTTCGCATGATATGCTACGAATGGCCCAGTTTTCCCATCCCCGAAGTCATCCTAATATACGAGATGATCTCGATGTTACTTTACATGTCCCTAGAAGACCTCCAGCTATTCGCCGGAAAGGAAGACAAGAGCGAGGCAAGACGAGTCTACCACAGTGCACTAGAATGGATCAGCAGCATCGACTCACGACGTGCTGTATGGCATGCCGGCCAAGTCATCCGGGCAGCCAAAGCCATTCCGGCAGGGTCCGTCACTGGCTTCCTAGCGGTGGGAGTGTACTACGCCAGCTTGGCCTTTTGGTCGTATAGCGTGGTGCTCAAAGCCAAGAACAATAAAATGGGGGCCTCGGAAAACCACCCGTTGGGTCCTCCTTCGACCATCCGCGGCCCAACGGTCTACCTCGACGGAGACGAGACCACCGACGTGCAGAAATTCATATCTCTCGGATGTGGCAGTCCGGCATTGCAGGGCCGACAAGGTCCTGCGTTTGTCTCTGATCCGGGACAGACTATGGACCTCACTCAGGAGCTTCTGCGGGCAGATGCTTCTCAGGATGCGCTTCCCCCGTTGGTTCAGGGGTTGTGCCAGTTGATGAATGGTCTGGGTAATGCCGCTAGATCTGGTACTTGA
- a CDS encoding DODA-type extradiol aromatic ring-opening family dioxygenase (COG:S;~EggNog:ENOG410PJMW;~InterPro:IPR014436,IPR004183;~PFAM:PF02900;~go_function: GO:0008198 - ferrous iron binding [Evidence IEA];~go_function: GO:0008270 - zinc ion binding [Evidence IEA];~go_function: GO:0016491 - oxidoreductase activity [Evidence IEA];~go_function: GO:0016701 - oxidoreductase activity, acting on single donors with incorporation of molecular oxygen [Evidence IEA];~go_process: GO:0006725 - cellular aromatic compound metabolic process [Evidence IEA];~go_process: GO:0055114 - oxidation-reduction process [Evidence IEA]), whose translation MKAEAGWHKMGLTPVHLFSHGSPMMIYETTESSNYWRKCGDEARAHNVRGIVMLSSHWATLGDGIEVATNPAPQISPIGIVPSNDYKTYQMTSDLATAQRCIDLLQAEGFNVSGNPNYNWIVDVFTIIQKMFPGGNPPPVTVVSSNARYDPHYHLKIGQTLRQLRKENYLLIGTGGSVHNLYRNRWGPMVKHRDSLAQEIPPEEWALEFKQSLEDVMTKTSGLQLQRAVTRLMKHPQFRDAHGTDDHFVPAAFVAGAAGDAEDEGCHGALGAETWELCNMANLQFTFGRWPEPKLVAA comes from the exons ATGAAAGCCGAAGCCGGATGGCACAAAATGG GCCTCACCCCGGTCCACTTGTTCTCCCATGGCTCTCCGATGATGATATACGAAACGACGGAATCCTCCAACTACTGGCGCAAATGTGGTGACGAAGCACGAGCACACAATGTGAGAGGAATCGTGATGCTG AGCTCCCACTGGGCAACACTAGGAGACGGCATCGAAGTGGCCACGAACCCCGCTCCCCAGATCAGCCCCATAGGTATCGTCCCGAGCAACGACTACAAGACCTACCAAATGACATCTGACTTGGCCACCGCACAACGAtgcatcgacctcctccaagcAGAAGGGTTCAATGTATCCGGCAACCCCAACTATAACTGGATAGTAGACGTGTTCACCATTATCCAAAAGATGTTCCCAGGGGGGAATCCCCCTCCGGTAACAGTGGTATCCAGTAACGCGCGATACGATCCGCACTACCATCTGAAAATAGGACAGACACTGCGCCAACTCCGAAAGGAGAACTACCTTCTCATCGGCACAGGAGGATCAGTCCATAATCTCTACCGCAATCGATGGGGACCCATGGTCAAACATCGCGATTCCCTAGCCCAGGAGATCCCTCCGGAGGAATGGGCACTGGAGTTCAAGCAATCCCTGGAGGATgtgatgacgaagacatcAGGattgcagctgcagcggGCGGTGACTAGGCTCATGAAGCATCCACAATTCCGCGACGCGCACGGTACAGACGATCATTTCGTGCCGGCGGCTTTTGTGGCGGGAGCGGCGGGAGATGCAGAGGATGAGGGTTGTCACGGGGCCTTGGGCGCGGAGACTTGGGAGTTGTGTAATATGGCGAATTTGCAGTTTACATTTGGGAGGTGGCCAGAACCGAAGCTTGTGGCTGCTTGA
- a CDS encoding FAD-dependent oxidoreductase (COG:S;~EggNog:ENOG410PJ3X;~InterPro:IPR036188,IPR002938;~go_function: GO:0071949 - FAD binding [Evidence IEA]), which translates to MVPPEPKLTTTVLVVGAGSTGLALAQGLKKAGIPTIVVEKHDSLDAYDRDWNMGLHWGAGPLQALLPKEQWSRIQSVQVDPNEPTAEEDALNFLNGQSGEAMASIPARLFYRLRRRKLRGLMEQGLDIRYGKKLQDIQYSADGVYATAIFEDGSSIAARIIVGADGARSTTRRVLLGPSRGDVRRLPYCATFVQAQYSAERARYLRQFHPLYIAGINPAGYFSFFGLHDATDRERPETWTFFFYISWHSSLQEQRETAGWSNAQRLEQVKKFAKTYTDPWKSAFEWLPDDQKVWYMGLSDFDPRDQSHRWDNRGGRVTLAGDAAHAMTYQRGQGLNHSITDAANLVEAVRRIVSGEATQAVAIRDYEDEMISRAGSEVGLSTVNTAMLHDWHKVLQSPVMTSGMKRSTEIKAN; encoded by the exons ATGGTCCCCCCCGAGCCGAAACTCACAACCACGGTTCTCGTGGTGGGCGCAG GTTCAACTGGACTGGCTTTGGCTCAGGGGTTGAAAAAG GCTGGGATCCCCACTATCGTGGTAGAAAAACATGACAGCTTAGATGCATATGACCGTGACTGGAACATGGGCTTGCACTGGGGTGCAGGCCCCCTGCAAGCTCTCCTACCAAAAGAGCAATGGTCAAGAATTCAGTCAGTTCAAGTCGACCCTAATGAGCCCACAGCAGAAGAGGATGctctcaacttcctcaacggACAGTCGGGAGAGGCCATGGCGTCCATACCTGCTCGCCTTTTCTATCGCTTGCGTCGTCGGAAATTACGAGGATTGATGGAACAAGGGCTGGACATCCGATATGGCAAAAAGCTTCAGGACATCCAGTATTCTGCTGATGGCGTATATGCCACCGCCATATTTGAAGATGGCTCATCAATCGCAGCGAGGATTATCGTGGGCGCGGATGGAGCTCGCTCGACGACACGGCGTGTCTTACTGGGTCCTAGCAGAGGGGATGTCCGCCGGCTTCCTTACTGCGCGACCTTCGTTCAGGCCCAGTACTCTGCAGAGCGTGCTCGATACCTACGCCAATTCCACCCTCTTTACATCGCTGGCATCAACCCTGCGGGgtatttctctttctttggaCTACACGACGCAACCGATCGTGAACGACCAGAAACCtggacattcttcttctacaTATCATGGCACTCCTCCCTGCAGGAGCAGCGGGAGACAGCTGGTTGGAGCAACGCGCAAAGGCTTGAGCAAGTCAAGAAGTTTGCCAAGACTTACACCGACCCCTGGAAGAGTGCGTTCGAATGGCTGCCGGATGACCAGAAAGTCTGGTACATGGGCCTGAGCGACTTTGACCCGCGGGACCAATCCCATAGGTGGGATAACCGAGGGGGGCGGGTAACATTGGCCGGGGATGCAGCACACGCCATGACATATCAGCGTGGCCAGGGCTTGAATCATTCGATCACCGACGCAGCCAATTTGGTGGAAGCGGTGCGACGGATTGTCTCTGGAGAGGCGACACAGGCTGTCGCCATTAGAGACTatgaagatgagatgatatctCGCGCGGGAAGTGAAGTCGGGCTGTCTACTGTCAACACGGCAATGCTGCATGACTGGCACAAGGTGCTGCAGTCACCGGTGATGACATCCGGCATGAAACGGTCCACCGAGATCAAAGCCAATTGA